One part of the Truepera radiovictrix DSM 17093 genome encodes these proteins:
- the mltG gene encoding endolytic transglycosylase MltG — MEASLPDPQSRPQGPPRWLKLLGGLLLLAALAFGLLAWWAGRLLAPAAPGATHETELEVLPGWGAYEVASALEGAGLVRSGRVFSLYLRAAGLDRSVGEGLYSLSPSLSTPEIARRLAAGGRVRTVTVVIPEGFRAAQVAERLAALELGGPELGALIADPGDLRPAFVPEGVGLEGYLFPASYELPLQATAEGVLRAMLSRFERVLTPERRAKLEALGLSVHEWVTLASMIQAEAGHYDEMPIIAGVFLNRLELGMPLQSDPTVAYGLGKRLPELSALEGDLQRDHPWNTYTRTGLPVGPIGNPGEHALEVVFHAQRTNEDGEPYLYFLHGLGGEFRPNLTLEDHNRDIELFLRP, encoded by the coding sequence GTGGAAGCGTCCCTCCCCGACCCCCAGTCACGACCTCAGGGGCCGCCGCGCTGGCTCAAGCTGCTCGGCGGCCTTCTCCTCCTGGCCGCGCTCGCTTTCGGTCTCCTAGCGTGGTGGGCAGGGAGGCTCCTCGCCCCCGCCGCGCCGGGAGCGACCCACGAGACGGAGCTCGAGGTGCTCCCCGGTTGGGGCGCCTATGAGGTCGCGAGCGCCCTCGAAGGTGCCGGCCTCGTCCGCAGCGGCCGCGTTTTCAGCCTCTACCTGCGCGCCGCCGGGCTCGACCGCAGCGTCGGCGAAGGGCTCTACAGCTTGAGCCCCAGCCTCAGCACCCCCGAGATCGCCCGCCGCCTCGCCGCAGGGGGCCGCGTGCGCACCGTCACGGTGGTTATCCCCGAGGGGTTTCGCGCCGCGCAAGTCGCCGAACGCCTCGCCGCGCTCGAGCTCGGCGGCCCCGAACTCGGCGCGCTGATTGCCGACCCCGGCGACCTGCGCCCCGCGTTCGTCCCCGAAGGGGTGGGGCTCGAGGGCTACCTCTTCCCCGCCTCCTACGAGCTGCCCCTCCAGGCCACCGCCGAGGGCGTGCTGCGCGCCATGCTGAGCCGCTTCGAGCGCGTCCTGACCCCCGAACGGCGCGCCAAGCTCGAAGCCCTCGGTTTGAGCGTCCACGAGTGGGTCACGCTCGCCAGCATGATCCAGGCCGAGGCGGGCCACTACGATGAAATGCCGATCATCGCGGGGGTGTTTTTAAACCGGCTCGAGCTCGGGATGCCGCTCCAGTCCGACCCCACCGTGGCTTACGGGCTGGGTAAACGCCTCCCCGAACTCAGCGCGTTAGAGGGCGACCTGCAGCGCGACCACCCCTGGAACACATACACCCGCACGGGCCTCCCCGTAGGCCCCATCGGCAACCCCGGCGAGCACGCCCTAGAGGTCGTCTTTCACGCCCAACGGACGAACGAGGACGGCGAGCCGTACCTCTACTTTCTGCACGGCCTCGGCGGCGAGTTTCGGCCCAACCTGACGCTAGAGGACCACAACCGTGACATCGAGCTCTTTTTGCGCCCGTAG
- a CDS encoding ABC transporter permease, whose product MTLRPFVLFLALRHIRRRALQSALTVLGVAVGVMVLVTALSLTNGFIDELISSTLQATPHVSLYPAGGGTLPDDGRLLAAIEAHPEVVAAAPYVSAQALIARRADAQAGIPGRQGYTQVLGIDPERQQAVLDLEVLSAEASALEAGGIILGSSLANSLGVWAGDEVLLVDFNRSRTAFPVAGTFRVGNEIIDAAVSYTSVQALQDYLGAPGELSGFHVRLADPDRALAVAQTLADTTGLLATPWQHLFGNLVEQLELQKTLISVVVFLIVLVAAMGIANILILTVAEKTEEIALLRAVGASQRQILAVFTTEGLLLGGVGTLLGALLGLGLSLYFKFQPYPLPGDLYFITQLPVALQAWDFVWVCTLSLVTSVVAGLLPARRAGRLDPAEILR is encoded by the coding sequence GTGACCCTGCGCCCGTTCGTCCTCTTCCTCGCCCTGCGCCACATCCGCCGCCGCGCCCTGCAGAGCGCCCTGACGGTGTTGGGGGTCGCCGTCGGGGTGATGGTGCTCGTCACGGCGTTGTCCTTGACAAACGGTTTTATCGACGAGCTGATCTCGAGCACCCTGCAAGCGACCCCCCACGTGTCGCTCTACCCAGCGGGCGGCGGCACGCTCCCCGACGACGGGAGGCTCTTGGCGGCCATCGAAGCGCACCCCGAGGTCGTCGCGGCCGCGCCCTACGTCTCCGCGCAGGCGCTCATCGCCCGCCGCGCCGACGCGCAGGCCGGGATCCCGGGCCGCCAGGGCTACACCCAGGTCCTCGGCATCGACCCCGAACGCCAGCAGGCGGTGCTCGACCTGGAGGTCCTCTCCGCGGAGGCGTCGGCGCTCGAGGCGGGCGGCATCATCTTGGGGAGCAGCCTCGCCAACAGCCTCGGCGTCTGGGCGGGCGACGAGGTGCTCCTAGTGGACTTTAACCGCAGCCGCACCGCCTTTCCGGTGGCGGGTACGTTTCGCGTCGGCAACGAGATCATCGACGCGGCGGTGTCGTACACCTCGGTGCAAGCGCTGCAGGACTATCTGGGCGCGCCGGGGGAGCTGAGCGGTTTTCACGTCCGCCTCGCCGACCCCGACCGCGCGCTCGCGGTCGCCCAAACGCTCGCCGACACCACCGGGCTCCTCGCCACCCCCTGGCAGCACCTGTTCGGCAACCTCGTCGAACAGCTCGAGCTGCAGAAAACCTTGATCAGCGTGGTGGTCTTTTTGATCGTGTTGGTCGCCGCTATGGGGATCGCCAACATCTTGATCCTGACGGTCGCCGAAAAAACCGAGGAAATCGCCCTTTTGCGGGCGGTCGGCGCCTCGCAGCGGCAGATCTTGGCCGTTTTCACCACCGAAGGGCTGCTGTTGGGGGGCGTGGGCACGCTGCTGGGGGCACTTTTGGGGCTCGGCCTCTCCTTGTACTTCAAGTTCCAACCCTACCCGCTCCCCGGCGACCTCTACTTCATCACCCAGCTCCCCGTCGCGCTGCAGGCGTGGGACTTCGTCTGGGTCTGCACCCTGTCGCTGGTCACGAGCGTCGTCGCCGGCCTTCTCCCCGCGCGGCGCGCGGGGAGGCTCGACCCCGCCGAGATCTTGCGCTAA
- a CDS encoding TraB/GumN family protein — protein MTVTPEPPLDTAQPLRDVTLKGVDFTLLGTAHVSRTSADEVERLIQTGDFDAVAVELDAGRFGAISDPDRWAKTDLFEVFREGKAAMMAASLALGAFQQRLAEQSGVEPGEEMRRAVRLARARGLPLLLIDRDLGVTLRRVYGNVPWWQRLVLIGGLLGSVLSRDEVTPEEVEKLKEGDVLEATFAEFAEDSAALFEPLIRERDRYMAARLREEVWRDGEPRFKRVLVVIGAGHLKGVAEHLAAPPATPPALERAALEALPKGTPWHKLLPWALVGLIVLGFAIGFSRDQALGWQLLREWVLINGGLSALGALVATAHPLTVLTSFVAAPLTSLNPLVGVGFVAAGVELWLRKPQMGDFAALRRDVTTARGWWRNRVARTLLVFFLATLGSVLGTYLAGFRILERLL, from the coding sequence ATGACCGTCACACCGGAACCGCCCCTAGACACCGCCCAACCGCTGCGCGACGTCACCCTAAAGGGCGTCGACTTCACCCTCTTGGGCACCGCCCACGTCTCCCGGACGAGCGCCGACGAGGTCGAGCGCCTCATCCAGACGGGCGACTTCGACGCCGTCGCGGTCGAGCTCGACGCGGGCCGTTTCGGCGCCATCAGCGACCCCGACCGCTGGGCCAAAACCGACCTGTTTGAGGTGTTTCGCGAGGGCAAAGCCGCGATGATGGCCGCGAGCCTCGCCCTGGGCGCCTTTCAGCAGCGCCTCGCCGAGCAGTCGGGGGTCGAACCGGGCGAGGAGATGCGCCGCGCGGTGCGGCTCGCCCGAGCGCGCGGCTTGCCGCTGCTACTTATCGACCGCGACCTCGGCGTGACCCTGCGCCGCGTCTACGGCAACGTGCCCTGGTGGCAGCGCCTGGTGCTCATCGGCGGCCTTCTGGGGAGCGTCTTGAGCCGCGACGAGGTGACCCCCGAAGAGGTCGAGAAGCTTAAAGAGGGGGACGTCTTGGAGGCCACCTTCGCGGAGTTCGCGGAGGACTCGGCGGCGCTCTTTGAACCCCTCATCCGCGAGCGCGACCGCTACATGGCGGCGCGGCTTCGCGAGGAGGTGTGGCGGGATGGCGAGCCGCGCTTTAAGCGGGTGCTCGTGGTGATCGGCGCGGGGCACCTCAAGGGGGTCGCGGAGCACCTGGCGGCGCCCCCGGCGACCCCGCCGGCGCTCGAGCGCGCCGCCCTCGAGGCGCTCCCCAAGGGGACGCCGTGGCACAAGCTCCTGCCCTGGGCGCTCGTGGGGCTTATCGTGCTGGGCTTTGCCATCGGGTTTTCGCGCGACCAAGCGCTGGGTTGGCAGCTCCTGCGCGAATGGGTCCTCATCAACGGCGGGCTCTCGGCGCTCGGGGCGCTCGTCGCGACCGCGCACCCCCTAACGGTCCTCACCTCGTTCGTGGCCGCGCCGCTCACCTCGCTCAACCCCCTGGTCGGCGTGGGCTTCGTCGCAGCGGGCGTCGAGCTCTGGCTCCGCAAACCCCAGATGGGTGACTTCGCCGCCCTGCGCCGCGACGTCACGACCGCGCGCGGCTGGTGGCGCAACCGGGTCGCGCGCACCCTGTTGGTCTTTTTCCTAGCGACGCTCGGCTCGGTTCTCGGCACCTACTTGGCGGGCTTTCGGATCCTCGAGCGCTTGTTATAG
- a CDS encoding regulatory protein RecX yields MPDTPEDAYPYERAWRYALWLLGRQAYTGAQLQERLRRKGATPETVERVLAKLVDLEFVDDALYAEAYVRSRSRNKGALRLRQELFHKGVNEELVEKALGALDERAQVEAASALVEKNLWRWKGEPRERYAKAYAFLVRRGFPADVVRAALEHLPPTQDI; encoded by the coding sequence GTGCCTGACACGCCCGAAGACGCCTACCCCTATGAGCGCGCCTGGCGCTACGCCCTCTGGCTCCTGGGGCGCCAAGCCTACACGGGCGCGCAGCTCCAAGAGCGGCTCCGGCGCAAGGGCGCGACGCCCGAGACGGTCGAGCGGGTGCTCGCCAAGCTCGTCGACCTCGAGTTTGTAGACGACGCCCTCTACGCCGAGGCGTACGTGCGCTCCCGCAGCCGCAACAAGGGGGCGCTGCGGTTGCGGCAGGAGCTGTTTCACAAGGGGGTGAACGAGGAGCTGGTCGAGAAGGCGCTCGGGGCGTTGGACGAGCGCGCACAGGTCGAGGCCGCTTCAGCGCTCGTCGAGAAGAACCTCTGGCGCTGGAAGGGCGAGCCCCGGGAACGCTACGCCAAAGCCTACGCCTTTTTGGTGCGGCGCGGGTTTCCGGCGGACGTGGTAAGAGCGGCGCTCGAACACCTGCCGCCCACGCAGGACATTTAA
- a CDS encoding hotdog fold thioesterase, producing the protein MSRFTGTLPNTLMQTLGIDILEATPERVVATMPVGPAVHQPYGLLHGGASVALAETVASVGGAVSVPEGKAVVGLEINANHLRGKRSGSVTATATPVHKGRSTQVWTVEIVDEAGQRVCVSRCTLAVIDHP; encoded by the coding sequence ATGAGCCGCTTTACGGGAACCCTGCCGAACACCCTGATGCAGACGCTCGGGATCGATATCTTAGAGGCCACCCCCGAACGTGTGGTCGCCACCATGCCGGTCGGCCCTGCCGTACATCAACCCTACGGACTGCTGCACGGCGGGGCGTCGGTCGCGCTCGCCGAAACCGTCGCTTCGGTCGGGGGGGCGGTCAGTGTCCCAGAGGGCAAAGCGGTCGTCGGGTTGGAGATCAACGCCAACCACCTGCGCGGCAAGCGTTCGGGGTCGGTCACGGCGACCGCGACGCCCGTGCACAAGGGGCGCAGCACGCAGGTCTGGACGGTTGAGATCGTGGATGAAGCGGGTCAAAGGGTGTGCGTCTCGAGGTGCACGCTAGCGGTCATCGACCACCCCTAA